From the Scyliorhinus canicula chromosome 4, sScyCan1.1, whole genome shotgun sequence genome, the window ccagctcctaatccgcccggaggaccgccactacacggcgttcgaggcagatggtcgcctctttcatttcctccaggtcctctttggcgtcacgaatggagtctcggtgttccaacgaacaatggaccgaatggtggaccagtatgggctgcggaccatgtttccgtacttggacaatgtcaccatctgcggccatgatcagcaggaccacgacgccaacctccaccgatttctccaaaccgcccagaaactcaatctcacctacaatatggagaaatgagttttccgcactaccagactagccatccacgGCTATGTCGTGgtaaacggagtcctgggccccgacccggacctcttacaactccctctctctcattgtcccagggccctcaagaggtgcctgggattcttctcttattacgcccagtgggtcccccagtatgcggacaaaccccgtccactatttaagaccacactcttcccactgtcagccgaggcccgccaggccttcaactgcatcaaggaggacattgccaaagccgccatgcaggcggtggatgaatacgtcccctttcaggtggagagtgatgtctcagaggtcgctctcgcggccactctgaatcaggcatgGAGACCAGTCGCGTTCTTttcctgaaccctctccgcttcggaacttagacactcttcagtcgaaaaggaagctcaagccattgtggaagccatacggcactgaaggccctacctcgcaggtaggaggtttaccctcatcaccgaccagagatcggttgccttcatgttcgacaactcgcaaaggggcaaaattaaaaatgataaaatcttgcggtggaggattgaactctccacctataataattatgatattatgtatcgaccggggaagctcaaagagcccccagatgccctgtcccacggcacatgcgccagcgcgcaagacgaccgcctgaaggctatccacaatgacctctgccacccgggggtcatccggctcgcccactacgtcaaagcacaaaatctgcctttctccaccgaggaggtaaaagcaatcaccagggattgcccgatctgcgtggagtgcaaaccgcacttctatggaccagacaaggcccacctggtaaaggcatcccggccctttgaacgcctgagcatcgatttcaaagggccactcccctcgaccaatcgaaatgtgtactttcttaacgtcatcgacgaattttcccgcttcccctttgccatcccgtgccccaatatgacctcccacacagtcatcagagccctgcacagtgtcttcaccctgtttggtttccccagctacgtacacagcgacagggtttcgtccttcatgagcgacgagctgcgtcagtacctgctcgacaagggcatcgcctcgagcaggactaccagctacaaccccagggggaacgggcaggtggagagggagaatgcgacggtctggaagaccgtcctactgaccctccagtccaggaatctcccgacgtcccattggcaggaggtcctccccgacgcgctccatgctattaggtcccttctatgcaccgccaccaaccagaccctcacaaacgattatttgttttctctaggggcactaccacgggggcctcactcccatcctggttgaggacaccgggcccggttctcctccggttctcctccggaagcatgtccggacacacaaaactgacccgctagtagagagagtgctactgcttcactcgaacccccactacgcctttattgaataccccgacggccgtcaggacaccgtttccctccgggacctggcgcctgcaggatccaccaccaccaccaccgccgaggtacccatcacactacaccccacctagTCCCCCATGCCCTGTGCCCCTGTGCGtacaggttccctgcccacgctcggcgcccccgcgcctataggtttcctaccccccccccccgtcggtcgtcgcaccggtcaggtatgaagctcggaccgaaacacccccggagtctgcCGTCgtacccacaccgatcgtcaccacccagccactcgaagaggctgcaaccctggtgctccgcagatcccaaaggacgactcggccgccggaccggctcaacttgtagacccgccaaccccgccggacctgattttttttacagggggtgaatgtggtgaattcatactgtattgtaattcacactgtattgcattacatagtattatgtccttgtgggctctgtatgtgatccgttgcgcggctctgcccatagggggagatgaggagcttgtacagggctccacccttggctccgcccatggctctgcccaaggcccctcccactaccggaagtataaagtgctgcagctgtgagcctgctctcagttcttctggtcgcaggcaggctcagttgtaagactattaaagccacagtttacttccaattgtgtctctagtgaattgatggtcacatcactcctCTAAAACAGGCCTCTTGTGCATCTCCATTTGTAATCACTCCACTATTGGTGGACGTGCCTTCAGTTGTCTCGGCCCCAagctgtggaattccctccctacataCACATCATCGCCTTTTGACCACACTCTCATTCTTTAAAACACTTCTTAAATCTTACCTCTTACACTGAGCTTTTGGGCAGCTGAGCTAATGGGTGCGCGCCAATGGAAATAAATCTATGTCTGGTTTTgcacgtttagcagggtgtttctcagtggcatcctgctattcaatggcactttgccattatTTTTGGCCTCGGTGAGTTTCTCTCTGCTGAGGCTGCACTTGAGTCATTTCATGCTGGCaagcccagcaggaaaggctccctGCAGATCAGGGTGACATTTTGTCTGGCTTGCCCAAtctccccctccttcaccaccacccccagttTTTGAACCCCCTTCCTCCCAAACTCTGGGAGGACTCACTCTCCCTCCACCTGGTAAGGCTACCCCCCCgcccaggcctgatccctggcagtgccaacctggcaccctagcactTTGTACTTTGTATTTTATACCAGTCTGGTGCCTTGGCTGTtgccccaccaggatgcctgggtgagactgctagggtgccaggctgataaTGTGTACAGGtggcagagggagtgccagggtgacaccctgcTGCATCCCCGACCACCCGGGTGTTTCTAATGGCGTGTGTGACCATACGACCAGGTGCCATACGACTGGTCAACATTTGTGGAAACCGGTACTAAAAGTCGccttggcgaggtctcccagacgCGGCCATTAGTTCCCAGGTGCCAGGAGAATCctgcaaatgcatatttaaataaccctaacggttcatttaaatatgcagatctggatcatgcccaatgAGGGCGAGATACAGATCACAATGTCTCGTGAGATTTTGTTAACTCTTGCCATGCGTTTCAAGTGTTGCAAATTTCTCATGAGATTAAACGGCCTCATCCCCACACCGTTGGATGGGACGAGGCCACggaattgcgcccaatgtctcTTTGCGTAGCTTGATCTcacactttgttttataatgttcttgtgaagcgccttggAATTTGTCATTTATTAAACATGTTATGTAAATAtaataagaagtctgacaacaccatgttaaagtccaacaggtttgtttcgaatcactagctttcggagcactgctccttcctcaggtgaattcacatcATGTAAATATAAGTTATTGCTGTTTTGTAGAACACTGTACATTGACTACATGTCATGGTGATGGAGAAAAACTGAATTCCCCATGGACATATTGAACTTTTAAATAAGATATGTGATTGTAAATATGGAAATACAAGTCAAAGATGGCTGCAGATGGACATTCTGAGAATGTAAATTCTGCCACTTTCTGAATTGCTCCAGTAAGGGTGATaccaagagagagagtgtgtgagagagagagagagactgtgctattgtaggcagcacggtagcacaatggttagcacagttgcttcacagctccagggtcccaggttcgattcccggcttgggtcactgtctgtgtggagtcttgacattctccccatgcctgcgtgggtttcctccgggtgctctgctttcctcccacagtccaaagatgtgcaggttaggtgaactggccatgataaattacccttagtgtccaaaaaggttaggtggggttgctgggttacggggatatgaggGAGATatgggcttaggttgggtgctctttgcaagagctggtgcagacctgatgggccgaatggcctccttctgcactgtaaattctgtgacatTGCAACATCTCACCCTATCTCAAACAGAAACTTGAAAACAATATGCCATGCAAACACGAACTGTatctcctgtggagataatggaagcTGATTGTCATCTCAGCAGGAATTATACCCTGCAAGTTATGTTCTAGACCGGTTTGTAGATTATTGCCAGGAATGCACAAGAGGCTGGGCTAAGAAGCCAGCTGCAAAGCTTGAACTGTGTGGACAATGGCtaggtgtgtcagagtgtgtaaaACAGAACAGGTAAAGCAGCAGAGTGGATGACACAGAAAAAGTAAAGCAGCAGAGTTCCCCCATCCTCTGACAGGTGAAAATacaagtctcaccctctctctgtgctgaatcAAGCCAAGTCAGCAAAGCCACAGAGAAAAGGAAGCAGGACAACGTCTCAGCTAAGCTGCAGGGCCCTAAAATCTCCAAACCAACCACTCAACTGCTGAGGTCAGTGTTCCTGGAATCATTGTTTCGCCATCTACTCATCACAAACAAGTCAAACTGATTCATATATCTTTTTATTTCTTACTTTTGGATTCACTTCtcatatctggggcgggattctccaaccccccgctgggtcgcagaatcgccgggggccgcgtcaatcccaccccgccgtgtcccgaattctccgccaccagagattcggctggGGCGGGAGTCgcgccctccccggcgattctccagcccgcgatgggccgaagtcccgccgctgtcaaccctctcccgccgacgtcgatcaaaccacctaccttaccagcgggagcaggcagcgcgggcgggctccggggtcctggggcggggcgatctggccccggggggtgcccccatggaggcctggcccgcaatcggggcccaccgatcggcgggagggcctgtgccgtgggagcactcttttccttccaccttggccatggtcttcaccatggcggaggtggaagtgacccccctcccctgcgcatgcgcggggatgatgtcagcagctgctgacgctctggcgcatgcgtggaattacgccggctggtgtggcgccaaaggccgtccacgccagccggcagagcgccaaccactccagcgcgggcctagcccctcaaggtaagggcttggcccctaaaggtgcggagactttcgcacctttggggcggcccgacgccggagtggttcacaccgctccatcactccgggacccccgccctgccgggtaggggagaatcccggccctgatctttgTAAATGTGTTTTATTCTATTCCTTGTGTTTTGTAACTAATAAACATTCTTTCTTTAACTCCAGAAAACCTGGTTAGATTGGTTCCTTTTTGCAAGGGAAGGGATTTTGTTTTCAGTAGTCTTGTTGTGACCAACTGAAtgggttgaataaagaaaggAAGCCAGTTCATCCCTCCACACCTGGGTGCATAACAATTTGGGGTCAACCATCTGCAATTTAGCTAATTGAGGTTTGTGCGACGCTAGTTCCCTCAGAGGATAACACATTTGGACCTTGACCAGGGATCAGATCATCATCATGGTGTATTACATATTACACTTACTTATCGTTCATATATCGTATGTATGGGAAAGGTTGTTATCATGTATGTAGTTCTTGATAGCTTGTACATGATCTTGACAGCTGGTCTGATAATGTGGCTGGCACAGAGGAGAGCTGGAGAGCGCTAGATGCAGTGGCACAGGCTCCAGCCTATGTTAGCTAATGGGCACAGAATCCCACACTGAAGAAACAGAAGTGATAGCAAAACAACATATGGTacaggaaagagttaagtgaTGGTTGTGTTACCGATAACTTAAGGAGCCCAAGTTGCTGTGGCTACACATTTACATACAAATTGTAGTCTGGacctatggatagtgatggtacaGACTCCAATTTTCCTTCaaacacatggctgaccaggaatttcTCCCACACTTGCCACCTgccattggtgtgtgttggaaggatttacaagttgatactcaaccttTTTGGCTGTGTTACGATGCATcttcttggccatcaagtcctggggtgagaCTCAGACGCAGCACATCTGGCTCAGAAGCCACTACTCTCTGCATCACCGAACCTCCAAAGAGTTAAGTAATGGGTCATATTTTATACTCATTTAATATTTTGACAAATTAGCGAACAGAAGAAACCTAAACTGCTGACCTTGTTATTTATAATCACTATTATACCCATTGACCAGTCACCATTGACTGAATGTTGTTAATTCCCTAAGTTACTTATTGCTTATCACTCAATTCATGGCCTTTGATTACTTGGTGAACATTAATGCTTTAGTATGAATAGGATCACTGACCAACTTGGAAAAGAAAGACCTAAAATGATACAAAATCACTGGACATAGTTTgaccttgcaaaaaaaaaaactttgttaaACAACTACACAAGTGAgattggaaaagaaaatcaatAGTCTGACCAGTTTAATTGGAACACCAAATAGTTTATTGCCTGTTCATGAGCATCAGCAATTAGAATGAATAAAATGGCAGGATATATaccaaacattgtgcaattaatcCATAAAAAGTGGCCTTTGGTAATATTGCTGGAACAGTGGTAGTTATTATTTCATTGTCGGCAAAGCTATCTGACCTAATATGGTAGATGATGATAAGGTAATAGTCATCAGGAATATTTTGATTTCAAACCATATAATGCACCCATTATTATGTTGTTGTGTTGTTGGCCATAATGCAATTGCCGGAAGGAGATCCATCAATAGAATCAAAGATGTTCATAGTTGGTGCAACTTCCTTTGCCCAAATGTTTGGTCGCCTGACCTTCTTTGACTCAATGCTAATTTTGGTCGGATTACCCCCTTTGAAACGTCTTACTGTGTTGAAGACTCTCTCAAAGATATTTTTTAAGAGTCTCACAAATGGAAGCTCTGTGTAAATAATTTTATGTTCTGCACTTTTGtagtggccaaaatcttgttTTATTAAAGAAATTGTAACGACCTTTCATTCTCAGcaaccagattggcaatgatgaaTGAAAATGATCCCTGCAGAAGATGATGTAACAGTTCAGGTATTCTAGTAGTCTCCATCTTGTACTGTATGTCCCTGGCCTTTCCAACACTCTGCTGGTAATAAGCTCCAGGCCACCCAAAACACCAAAGTACCAGTAATGAACTGAGGTCACACACTGCCATTAACTAGAGTTAACCTAATTAGCGCAGTCTATGACCCACAGTCTTTCTCATGCCATCACAATAGCGCTATGCTCAGAACATTTCATTTAATATTAGAAAAAAAATagcaataataaataaataatctgttCACCCAAGTTCCTTTTTTTCTGCATCAGAATATGATGTGACATTAGACATGAAGCATTCTGCAAAGCAGTTAGGATATTCAATATTGGGAGGCTTACACTAACATCTGATAAAACGGTCCGCGTAGCTTATGTGGTAACCATTAAAGGAAATGTTTTCTCAGTTTATCTTTAAGATCCAGTCAGCATTAATAAAAGAGCTCAGTTCACTCTCAACTGTACAAAAATATTCTGCCCCTCCACTGTATCAAATTTATTTCAAGTCCTCCATGTAATTCTTCCTCTGAAGGAAAAATCATGTTCTTGATAATGGTGAGAATGCTTGCAATTGTACACATATGTCACAGCATTGGGAAACATATTGGTCCTTGAAGATGGGCAGTATGCCTTATCCTTCTTCTGAGATATCTTTACTGTGACATGTATTGAGTCATTGTTCATTTGATATCGAGTTTCAGGCTTTATTTTCTGTTTCCTGGCGGATCCATCTCTCTAGCTCTACGGAGTTTTGTGGTGCACTCAGGGATTGAGCGATACAGAATTGGAGTTCAATAATATAATTGTCTTGTTGATGGGACAGAAGTCTTCGTTTAACGATTGTTGTTGCTGCCCTGTGCCTTGTTTATCAGGTTTAAGTAGGCATCTGACTTTAAGAACCTGGGGTAAGAGTCTGTCTCCATCAGGCTGAAGATAATTCTCTGGGCTACCTCAAAACAAGCAGAGGTTGGCCGTAGAATACTTTTGCTGACCAGATCCCTTGTGTTACCATCAATGTTGACCTGTAAATGAAAAAATGGGCATTGGTTAAATGTGTTGCAGTTGGTTTTCCCTCTTTGCTGCATTGTGTTTTCTCTAGTTCACTTTTTTATCCTCAACAAAAACTCGTGAGGCAATCTTTAGACGTCATTAAAATAAGTCAAACATCTGCTCAAAACATCTGCAGAATCTCTCCATATCATGAAGAACTGTCTTTCGCCCTGAACCAGAAGGTTCATTTGAGGTCTGACAGTAAGCCGTTTGATTCTGCAAAAACAGAGCTGGAACAAACGACTTGTGGGGACATTTTTCTGTTGAGTGTTAGAGTTCTGGCTTTTAGAGCAGTGCAGCATTTCCCAGCATTGCTGCTACAATCCAAGCTAAGTCCATTCTGCACGTTCAAACCAGTGTGTCCAGATTGGTGTCAGATCCTGGGCTTACTTTGGCTGTGTTCAGGAGGGATTGCAGTGATATTCTGTCCTGTATTTGTAATTGCGAGATTACATTAATTTTCTCTGTGACTCTTGTTACAGcaattagggtggcacggtggcacagtgattagcactactgcctcacagcaccagggacccgggttcgattccaacctcgggcgaCTGCCTGTGtaaagtttgcaccttctccccgtgactgtataggtttcctccgggtgctctgggtttcttcccactgcccaaagctgtgcaggttagatggactggatatgctaaattatctctagatggggttgcagagttaggggattaggtctgggttggggtgctcttttggagggtgagtgcagactgagatgggccgaatggcctccttctgtactgtggtgattctatgactctaattgTATCCCAAATTGGGGGCATTTGCACCAGAGAGTGTAATTTTTTTTCATGGAAACCAGAGTGAAACGGTCAGCATGAGGATAAATGTAAAAACTTGGCTGGATTTAACAGTATTCAGTGGGGTGAGAAAGGCGAGATGTAATGTGAATGATCCGCTCGCTCCCTTCACCTCAGCACATATGAATTAGTAAAATAAATTGCATTGCTTCTTCTATCTTTATTTATGCAGACTAGCACATATATTATGTCAGTTGATGGGGGAAAACACTCACTTGCTTTGGGGCATCactctttatgaattctgtgtaaATATGTTGAGCCTTGGAGTCTAATTTTGCAGAAGATTTGGTTTTCTTGTAATCCTCACAGACCAGCCAGAAGTCAATGTTCTCCTCACTAAACTCTGACTTGAGGAAAGCCCTGAATGCAGCAAGGCCACCTGGAGGCAGAGAAAATAGCGATTCAAATAATTATTTACCGTgttattaaagaaagaaaatcCAAACAATATCAGCATTCATCAGATCTCTGAGTAAGAAATGTAACTTACATGGATCAGCCAGTAGTACGTCCAAAGACTTGGACCATTCCATTGCTTCCTCAAGAGTGAGGCtggagaaagaaaaacagaataaCTTAGAATATTTCATTCCTAAATTCAGAGTAACCTTTCACTTGTTTAAactaagtatttttaaaaatctttatatTGACACGATTGTACCTAGCTTGGACAAAATGACTTTTAAAACAATGGAGTATTCAACTTATCCATGGAAATGAGTTTGATTCTGAAATGTTTTTCTCTGTGGTAGTACACATTTTTGCTTATACATTAATGAGTCACATAGTCTACACTCTCTTACATTGCAGGTACAATTTTATAATGTTTAACTTTTGTCAAAGAGAATTCAGTGCTCAAGGGAATGAATGAAAAGGCACTTACCTAATGGACAAGTTGAGGTTTGCTGACATGTTGGGTACAAATTTTATAGGTGGATGTTGAGAATTGGAGTTGGATAGTATGGAGAACAGACGAGTCTTCAGGTCCTTAGCTCTAAGCaacattgaaaaagaaataaGGGTCAGTATTGCTAAAGGCAATTAAAAACCACGTTCACCAGAATACAAAGCAATCTGTTTAAGAAGTATTCATTGGAATCTGCGTCCTTTAGATTTGCTTCACTCAAATATAAAGTTCATATCCTTTTTGTTCTTAAAAAGGAAACAATTCCAGTCAAAGAGCAATAAGTTACCTAGATAGCACCAACAGTTAGAAGTAAAACACATTAAGAAAATATAGGCTTAGGTGAAACGAATGAGGTGACCTCTGCAGATGTCTCGCTCAAACACCCTGAGATATTGACAGACTCATGCAGGCAGTCTACGCTTTATAGATAAAGCGACTCAGTCATTTTGAGCTCTGCTGACGTCTACTCaataatttgcattaattttccATTTTAGATCTTGGGAGAGTAATATTTACATACTCTGACTAACATAATGGATAGCAAAGTATTTATGGCAAATTATAACTCTAATTTGCATTAAAATCTACATCCACCTTTCTGCATAGTCTTTTTTTTCAACGGACAAAGAAATTCAAAACTTTCGGTCAGAAATATTGGTTCAAAAACGTTCCACCTACTTTtaaataaaaagtatttggatgcAACCATTACTCAGTTTTGcttccaaatatttttttaagatAAAAGAACAAAGTCTTAATTTTATCTGAACACATGCATAGTTACAGTTACAGCACAGCCACAGTCAGTCAGGTTGCACAGAACAACCAGTGGAAGTTACATTAAAAATTCTGTAATTTAGAGGCTTCTGTTGGTAATAGTAAATTGATCATGCTTACAGATTCTTTGCTTTCCTTTTCTCTGGAACTTCAGTTGCAATAGAACCAAAGTTGCTGACTTCTTTCAAACTGGTGGTTGTGTCCTGAGGGAACGTGAGTTCAGGCATCTCTGGCTGGTTGACTTTGCCCTGGA encodes:
- the LOC119964842 gene encoding regulator of G-protein signaling 21-like isoform X2 → MSANLNLSISLTLEEAMEWSKSLDVLLADPCGLAAFRAFLKSEFSEENIDFWLVCEDYKKTKSSAKLDSKAQHIYTEFIKSDAPKQVNIDGNTRDLVSKSILRPTSACFEVAQRIIFSLMETDSYPRFLKSDAYLNLINKAQGSNNNR
- the LOC119964842 gene encoding regulator of G-protein signaling 21-like isoform X1; this encodes MPELTFPQDTTTSLKEVSNFGSIATEVPEKRKAKNLAKDLKTRLFSILSNSNSQHPPIKFVPNMSANLNLSISLTLEEAMEWSKSLDVLLADPCGLAAFRAFLKSEFSEENIDFWLVCEDYKKTKSSAKLDSKAQHIYTEFIKSDAPKQVNIDGNTRDLVSKSILRPTSACFEVAQRIIFSLMETDSYPRFLKSDAYLNLINKAQGSNNNR